In Deltaproteobacteria bacterium, a single genomic region encodes these proteins:
- a CDS encoding NADH:flavin oxidoreductase, whose protein sequence is MKIPFTPLAIGDLTLKNRFVRSATYDGGADPGGFVSEWQIDLYTALARGEVGLIVSGIFNVDSAGKISPSQNSIQRDHSIEGLSWLVNAVHEHGSKLAVQLFHGGREAFRRQGALGRRALGPSDLEPGEDPYFEGACRGMTAEEIEAVIDAFGKAAGRVKRAGADAVQVHGAHAYLLSQFLSPQSNRRKDNWGGPLENRLRLHKRVYAAVRKAVGKKYPVMIKLGVADGFAGGLEFEEGLQAAVQLADLGYDAIEVSQGLRGGDFTQAEFRPKIVKREQEGYFREWCRQVKAKVNVPVTMVGGLRSRDLMEEVLSAGHADLVALCRPLIREPDLIASWSTGEERRPTCISCNGCFDLILTGARLKCVLGEKEDAHL, encoded by the coding sequence ATGAAAATCCCGTTCACCCCGCTTGCGATCGGAGATCTTACCCTAAAGAATCGTTTCGTCCGTTCGGCCACCTATGATGGGGGAGCGGACCCTGGCGGATTTGTTTCAGAGTGGCAGATTGACCTGTACACCGCCCTGGCCAGAGGAGAGGTCGGGCTGATCGTCAGCGGCATCTTTAACGTGGATTCAGCGGGAAAGATTTCCCCGTCTCAAAACTCAATCCAACGGGATCATTCCATCGAAGGCTTGTCATGGCTGGTCAACGCGGTTCATGAACATGGTTCCAAACTGGCGGTTCAGCTCTTTCACGGCGGCAGGGAGGCCTTTCGCCGTCAGGGGGCGTTGGGTCGGCGTGCCCTGGGTCCCTCGGATCTGGAGCCGGGAGAGGACCCTTATTTTGAAGGTGCCTGCAGGGGCATGACAGCTGAGGAAATCGAGGCCGTCATCGATGCCTTCGGAAAGGCTGCGGGCCGGGTCAAGAGGGCGGGGGCCGACGCGGTGCAGGTACATGGCGCCCACGCCTACCTCCTTTCCCAGTTCCTCTCCCCCCAAAGTAACCGGAGAAAAGACAACTGGGGCGGTCCTCTTGAAAACCGCCTTCGACTGCACAAAAGGGTCTATGCCGCGGTGCGAAAGGCAGTGGGGAAGAAATACCCGGTAATGATCAAGCTGGGGGTGGCGGACGGGTTCGCCGGCGGGCTCGAATTTGAGGAAGGTTTGCAGGCGGCGGTGCAACTGGCTGACCTCGGCTATGACGCTATCGAGGTCAGCCAGGGTCTCAGGGGGGGTGACTTCACCCAAGCCGAGTTCCGCCCGAAGATCGTCAAAAGGGAGCAAGAGGGTTACTTCCGGGAATGGTGCCGGCAAGTCAAGGCGAAAGTCAATGTGCCGGTAACCATGGTGGGGGGACTGCGCAGTCGAGACCTGATGGAGGAGGTCTTAAGCGCGGGTCACGCCGACCTCGTGGCCCTGTGCCGGCCGTTGATTCGGGAGCCGGACCTAATCGCCTCCTGGAGCACCGGTGAGGAACGCCGGCCCACCTGCATCTCGTGTAACGGCTGTTTTGATCTGATTTTGACCGGCGCACGGTTAAAATGTGTCCTCGGGGAAAAAGAGGACGCACATCTGTGA
- a CDS encoding pyridoxamine 5'-phosphate oxidase family protein — protein MKDNSELKRQALELINRQSTMTLATARDNTPWAAPVYYVFYQSAFFFFSDPESRHIIEAMESKQASAAIYPYADTWQGIKGIQMSGAVRQLTPGITAVQAIRAYTRKFRFVREFFDAGQALNLENFVKRFKVRFYRLDPRIVYYLDNQIKFGFRERITL, from the coding sequence ATGAAGGATAATTCTGAACTCAAAAGACAGGCCCTGGAACTCATCAACCGGCAGAGCACCATGACCCTGGCCACGGCCCGTGATAATACGCCCTGGGCCGCGCCGGTGTACTACGTGTTTTACCAATCCGCGTTTTTCTTCTTTTCAGATCCGGAGTCCAGACATATTATCGAAGCGATGGAAAGCAAACAGGCGTCAGCCGCCATCTACCCCTATGCCGACACCTGGCAGGGCATCAAGGGAATTCAGATGTCCGGCGCCGTTCGGCAATTGACACCCGGTATCACCGCTGTTCAAGCCATTCGCGCATATACCAGAAAATTTAGATTTGTCAGAGAGTTCTTTGACGCCGGTCAGGCATTGAACCTGGAAAACTTTGTCAAGCGATTCAAGGTTCGTTTCTACAGGCTGGATCCCCGAATCGTTTACTACCTGGACAATCAGATCAAATTCGGGTTCAGGGAGAGAATAACGCTATGA
- a CDS encoding lysophospholipase, with protein MEHQDGFFKGIRDTRIYYHTWLPDGDPKGILIVVHGLAEHSGRYMNLVDHFVPLGYAVYGMDHIGHGQSEGARVYVQRFEDYTGTLKIFRDMVGQWHPETPVFLVGHSMGGLISAVYLLEHQSEITGAVLTGPSVKVSDNTSPITVFFGKMFSALIPKLGVIRLEAEGISRDPAVVAAYVNDPMVYSGKIPARLAAELLKAMQRVSAEGAGITLPVLIIQGGKDRLVDPSGARMLYEKITSRDKTIKIYDELYHEVFNEPEHDQVLSFVEGWLASHLGSQG; from the coding sequence ATGGAACATCAAGACGGGTTTTTCAAAGGCATCCGGGATACCCGGATATACTATCACACCTGGTTGCCTGACGGCGATCCGAAAGGCATCCTGATCGTGGTGCATGGACTTGCCGAACACTCGGGACGGTACATGAATCTTGTCGATCACTTTGTGCCCCTGGGTTACGCCGTATATGGGATGGATCATATCGGGCATGGGCAGTCCGAGGGCGCCAGGGTCTATGTCCAGCGGTTTGAGGATTACACCGGTACCCTCAAGATCTTCCGTGACATGGTAGGACAATGGCATCCTGAAACGCCGGTCTTCCTGGTAGGACACAGCATGGGGGGATTGATCTCCGCGGTCTATCTCCTGGAACACCAGTCAGAGATAACAGGGGCCGTACTCACCGGTCCCAGCGTGAAGGTCTCCGACAACACGTCGCCCATCACGGTCTTCTTTGGAAAGATGTTTTCCGCCTTGATCCCTAAACTTGGCGTGATACGGCTGGAGGCAGAAGGGATCAGCCGGGATCCGGCGGTTGTGGCGGCCTATGTCAATGATCCTATGGTTTACAGCGGGAAGATCCCCGCCCGGCTGGCTGCCGAACTGCTCAAGGCGATGCAGCGGGTATCGGCTGAAGGCGCCGGGATCACCCTGCCCGTATTGATCATCCAAGGGGGGAAAGACAGGCTGGTGGATCCTTCAGGGGCCCGGATGCTCTATGAAAAGATTACATCAAGGGATAAAACCATCAAGATCTATGATGAGCTCTACCATGAAGTATTCAATGAACCGGAGCATGATCAAGTTCTAAGCTTTGTGGAAGGATGGCTGGCGTCACACCTCGGTTCACAGGGGTAA
- a CDS encoding ABC transporter substrate-binding protein, with amino-acid sequence MMKIHARKRIIPALWRIALYLTLLTLPAVPAPALAKTFLNIAILKEPKNLNPFQPGDAWTKRVIQLIYQPLYLVDPDSQTLIPWLAQDQPVYDPESRTVTFHLREMRWDDGEEFTAEDVVFTGELFKKLRIPRYHAYWEPVEKMVAADKRTIRMTIRKPTAIFARRTLTSWVIQKKQWEPLVRRAEALLSGSGDSNPSEAIEERQREAALKMIQSHMVSDPVGLGPFKIASRKKGAYILLEKNDHFFGQGKNIAGRVLGPYIDGVLFKIYGTLSGATLALKKGEVDFLWKGISHAFVKELVQNPHISVPMTLDEGYRYLGFNLRKPPMSDPDFRRAVAYLINKDFIVKRILHDHGQRLDTFIPPSNTFYYNPDTPAYGKGMDRKRRTQEAYAILTARGYQWEVPPLNAEGSLQKGKGLTMPDGKAMGRLTLITPPAHYDTEMAASGQAIQEWLGEFGIPVSWDSTAFANLIRQVKVDQDFDMFILSWRGLSLDPDYLRRFFHSAYNLPNQWNFSGYHTDRFDRLAEMQMQALDLKERRRMVMRLQNLLSRDLPAIPLYVPHQMEGVRTDRFTGWVKEVGGVGNIWTFCMLRPVQQN; translated from the coding sequence ATGATGAAAATCCATGCACGGAAAAGGATCATCCCGGCATTATGGCGGATCGCCCTCTACCTGACGCTTTTGACCTTGCCGGCCGTTCCGGCGCCCGCCCTCGCCAAGACCTTCCTCAATATCGCCATCCTGAAAGAACCCAAGAACCTGAACCCGTTTCAGCCCGGCGATGCCTGGACAAAAAGGGTTATCCAGCTGATTTACCAGCCCCTCTATCTGGTCGATCCTGACAGCCAGACCCTTATCCCCTGGCTTGCCCAAGACCAGCCGGTCTATGATCCCGAAAGCAGAACCGTGACCTTTCATCTGAGGGAGATGCGCTGGGATGACGGCGAGGAATTCACTGCCGAGGATGTGGTCTTCACCGGAGAGCTATTCAAGAAACTCCGCATCCCGAGGTATCACGCCTACTGGGAGCCTGTGGAGAAGATGGTGGCCGCTGACAAGAGGACAATCCGAATGACGATTCGGAAACCGACGGCCATTTTTGCCAGGCGCACCCTCACCAGCTGGGTCATTCAGAAGAAGCAATGGGAGCCCCTGGTAAGGCGTGCGGAAGCGCTCCTGTCAGGCTCGGGGGACTCAAATCCATCGGAAGCCATAGAGGAAAGGCAGAGAGAGGCTGCCCTCAAGATGATCCAGTCCCATATGGTCAGCGATCCTGTAGGACTCGGCCCTTTCAAGATTGCCTCTCGGAAAAAAGGGGCTTACATCCTCCTGGAGAAAAACGATCACTTTTTCGGCCAAGGGAAAAATATCGCGGGAAGGGTATTGGGGCCTTACATCGACGGGGTCCTGTTTAAAATCTACGGGACCCTTTCCGGCGCGACACTGGCATTAAAAAAGGGGGAGGTGGATTTTCTCTGGAAGGGAATCAGCCACGCCTTTGTAAAAGAGCTTGTTCAAAACCCCCATATCAGTGTCCCCATGACCCTGGATGAGGGCTACCGCTACCTGGGATTCAACCTCAGAAAACCGCCCATGTCCGATCCTGACTTTCGTCGCGCCGTGGCCTACCTCATCAACAAGGACTTTATCGTCAAGCGGATCCTGCACGACCATGGCCAGCGGCTGGATACCTTTATCCCCCCGTCAAACACCTTCTATTACAATCCCGACACCCCTGCCTACGGCAAAGGGATGGATCGGAAGCGGCGGACACAGGAGGCCTACGCCATTCTGACTGCCCGGGGGTATCAATGGGAAGTCCCTCCCCTGAACGCCGAGGGATCATTGCAGAAAGGGAAGGGGCTTACCATGCCGGACGGCAAGGCCATGGGGCGCCTGACGCTGATCACCCCTCCGGCCCATTACGACACGGAGATGGCCGCCTCCGGGCAAGCCATTCAGGAATGGCTGGGGGAATTCGGGATACCTGTGTCCTGGGATTCCACCGCCTTCGCCAATCTGATTCGCCAGGTCAAAGTCGACCAGGATTTTGACATGTTTATCCTGAGTTGGAGAGGTCTGTCCCTGGACCCCGACTACCTGAGGCGATTCTTCCACTCCGCTTACAATCTTCCGAACCAGTGGAACTTCTCTGGTTACCACACTGACAGATTCGACAGACTGGCTGAAATGCAGATGCAGGCCCTTGACCTTAAAGAACGACGGCGGATGGTGATGCGGCTTCAAAATCTGCTTTCAAGGGATCTCCCCGCTATCCCATTGTATGTACCGCATCAGATGGAGGGGGTCCGGACGGACCGGTTTACCGGGTGGGTCAAGGAGGTGGGAGGCGTTGGCAATATCTGGACGTTCTGCATGTTAAGACCTGTTCAACAAAACTGA
- the rnz gene encoding ribonuclease Z: MECTLLGSGGMMPLPHRFLTALMVRLNGVSYLFDAGEGAQINLKRGGLGIKSLSVICVSHLHADHCLGIPGLLMLRSQVPDPGPLVILGPAGIKEFISQVQRTLDFFIDYSIRFVEWDERAPETAYEDEQVRIRWAPLKHTTTCVGYRLEEHPRPGRFDVKAARTLGVPEGRLWGKLQRGEPVTLDHGGVIHPRQVLGPGRPGRSICYAVDTAVTKALYSLCRDVDMAFLDGMFHPLEQEEAVRKAHMTVDDAARVANRAGAKRVVLVHTSPRYREGDLPGLEEAAKKRFERAEIGRDLDSYVLSPSP; this comes from the coding sequence ATGGAGTGTACCCTGCTGGGATCAGGGGGCATGATGCCGCTGCCCCATCGCTTTCTCACCGCTCTCATGGTTCGCCTCAACGGGGTCTCCTATCTCTTTGATGCCGGTGAAGGGGCCCAGATCAATCTGAAACGAGGTGGGCTGGGCATCAAATCTCTATCCGTAATATGCGTGAGCCATCTTCACGCGGATCACTGTCTCGGTATCCCGGGCCTGTTAATGCTTCGTTCCCAGGTTCCCGACCCCGGTCCTCTCGTTATTCTCGGACCGGCAGGGATAAAGGAGTTCATCAGCCAGGTCCAGCGTACGCTCGACTTTTTCATCGACTATTCCATACGCTTTGTGGAATGGGATGAGCGGGCGCCGGAGACCGCCTATGAGGATGAACAGGTCCGGATCAGATGGGCGCCCCTCAAACACACCACGACCTGTGTGGGGTATCGGCTGGAGGAGCATCCCCGTCCGGGGAGATTCGACGTCAAGGCCGCCAGGACCCTGGGTGTTCCGGAAGGACGGCTCTGGGGAAAACTACAGAGAGGGGAGCCCGTGACGCTCGACCACGGGGGGGTGATTCACCCCCGGCAGGTGCTTGGGCCCGGACGGCCGGGCAGGTCCATCTGTTATGCAGTGGATACGGCCGTAACCAAAGCCTTGTACAGCCTCTGCCGGGATGTGGATATGGCATTTCTGGACGGCATGTTTCATCCCCTGGAACAGGAGGAGGCGGTCCGTAAGGCCCATATGACCGTGGATGACGCTGCACGCGTCGCAAACCGCGCCGGCGCCAAACGGGTGGTACTTGTGCACACCAGTCCCCGCTACAGGGAAGGGGATCTCCCCGGGCTCGAGGAGGCCGCAAAAAAGAGATTCGAGAGGGCGGAAATCGGCCGGGATCTGGACAGTTATGTCTTAAGCCCCTCCCCATAG